ATGGGGGTGGCATCCCTACGCCACTGAATTGTAGCGGTGGGGTCATTTGTTTCCACCGTGAGCGTAACGGCTGTGTTCACGCATGGCCAGGAATCTTCGGGATTGGCGGTGATTACGGGAGTCACGCCAACAGTCAGTGGAGAGGGGGTGACGGCGTGGTGTCCCCTTGTAGTCGTAACACGATATGCGCACCGTGCATCTGCCGGCAGCAGGGCGGGGAGGGTGTGGGTGACACTTTTTGAATTCACATTCAAGGCAACGTTGGCCCAGGTTTCACCGGCGTCAGAGCTGAACTCAACATTGTAACGTTGCTGAGCATCGATACCCTGAACTGTCCACCGGACAGTCACGGTATTTCCTGAACATAACGATTCCGTTGGCAGGGGGCTTTGGTACGTCAGTGCTCCGAATGTCCACTTTGCTTCGAAAATATCGGAGGTATTGTCACCTGCCTCGGTATTTCCGTGCAGTTCGTTACCGGTGATAATAATATCGCTGTCGGCATCAACGGTAACAGATACGGGTATCCGTGTTGAGCTGTTGGTGATATTTACTGCCGTAGAAAACGGGACTTCGGAAACTGAGGCGAGCACCAGGAAGGGTCCGCCCTCACCAATAAACGGAACCGCGCCGATTCCGCGGACCGGGAAGTCGGCCGACGTGGTTGTACCCACGATGGCTCCGACTTTATCGGAACGTTGTACTGCAGCCGCCACAACATCATTGCCGGAGCCGCCAAAGTAAGCAGCGCCGCTCAGCCGTAATCCGTCCGCCGTAATGGTTGCAATAAACCCGTCAGCCATACCGCTGTACGTTGTTGCTGATGTCTGGGTTGGCAGGTTTGGCGAGGTTGTGGTTCCAACCACGGTTGCGGCCCCATCCGAGTCGATAAACATGTCGGCAGCCTCGTCGTTGCCGGAGCCGCCAAAGTACGTGCTGAACTCCAGGTTGCCTGCCGACGTAAATTTAGCCACAAACACATCAGAGGTCCCGCCGTTAAAGATGTGACTGTACGGATTTTTACCAATTTCCTCGCTGCCGCCTCCACCGCCGCCTTTTACATCGCCACCATCACCGCCGCCGTCGCTGCCAATTTTAATTTTCTTTGGATAGGTGTAGTAGTCTTGTGACGATGTGGTTCCGCACACGAAAATTGCATTTTGTGTATCCAGGGCAACTTTTGCGATGGCATCGTTTTGTGATCCGCCCAGGAACGAGAAGAACTCGGCGTACAGCATACTGTTGTTAACGATATATACAAACCCGTCGGTATTTCCGTTGGCGGTATCATCGCCCATCGTAAGTGCAGGGAACGGATTTCTGGTATTGGTGGTACCGGCAATCACGATGGTGCCGATGGTGGTAACGGCAACACCCGATGCGATGGTAGTACCCGGGCCGCCCACAAACATGCCGGATTTCGGCTGAAGGCCGCCGGATGTAAGACTGTATTTTAGAAGGAAGCCGTCAACCGTTCCGTTCATCGTAGCGCCGAACTGTCCGGCATGCACGGGCAGGTCTGCCGACTCTGTCCTGCCAACCACATAGAACGTGGGTCCTTCGGCAACGGCCACATCCAGAACACGGTCGCTCTTGCTGCCACCAATGTAGGCGGCAGCCTCAATGGTTTTGAAATCGGCCGACACAATAGCGATAAAGCCGTCTTCATCGGCTGTTGTTTTGGTACCGGTGTTAAACAGATCCGATGATGTTGAGCCCCCTAACACATACCGTCCGTCAGCCAGCCTTTTCATGCACGTGGTTGCATCGGCAAGCGGGCTGCCAAATGCATGATCATGCGTAATAATGGAATTTCCGGGCACCGTCACCCGGTCATGGTTATGTACCGTGCCTGCCGAAAGTGCGGTAGCGGTAGCAGTCAGGAAGATTAGTGTAAAAATCGGGTTCATAAAACCTCCAAGCAGATATTGGGAAGAATTAGCGAACGGAACCGTACCAATCGGGTAACTCTGCAATCTAACGATAAAAACGGCACAATGTTCTCTTTGCCGAACGTACGTTGTTGCGGGGTGTGTGTTAGGGGGCTTGGGCAGAAACATCCCGGTGTATTATCTTGTTTTCTTTTTCCCAATACAAGGTACGTGGAGTAATGACCAAACAAGAAATCTACACCCAGATGGCAAAGCTGTGGGCCGAGTTCGAGGCAGCACATAACAGCACCAAGAAAAAAGATGCGGTTGCAGCCCGCAAGGCAGCCTCAGGGCTCAAGAAGCTGGTAACGCCGTATAATCAGGCCAGTGTTGCCGAGGCAAAAGCTTCGTAACAAAACCTGCCATAACGCGCAGCCGCAACAGAGCAGATCTGCAACACTGATTGTGCACTCTTGCGGTTGCAGCGTTCGTGCGGACAAAGGTGAGCCGGGTGAACTATTTGATGGTGCCCAGAAATGTGGTGATGGAACTGATGTACCAGTCCCAGTCCTCCCACATCAGCATGTGACCTCCGCTGGGAGCATACCGGATGGATGCCTGCTTTAGGTTCTTGAACAGGCCTTCTGCGCGAGCCCGGTATTTATCCTTGATTATTGCATTTGATAGTACCAGGACCGGGCAGGTGATGTTCACCAGATCGGCTCGAAAGTCAACCGTTAGCAGTTCACAGTATGTCCGCGCATACGTTTCGCGATCGGAATTCTGTGCCATCTCTATCACCCGGGCAATACTGGTGGGGTCTTCAATCATATTTGCCGCCATGCCCTTCATGACAGTAGCGGTGAACTGCTCATCGGTGAGTGACTTCATAAACTTCACCATGCCGTCGCAGTTAATATTCTGTGTGCCTGATGCCGGAACTTCTTCAAAATCATCCTTTGGGTAGCCGTCCACATCGATAATGGCGAGCGGGATATCCGGAAATTCTGATGCCAGTTTCATCGCCATCATACCGCCCATACTGTGTCCGATAATAATTGGTTTTACAATATTATTATCTCTGATAAACCCGGCAAGTGCCTGCACCCAGTTTTCGAACCCCGGATCGGGTGCCGGCTTGGTGCCGCCGTAGCCGGCCATATTTATTTTGTAGCAGGGGTAGGTTTGGGCAAGCACTTGTATTGTTTCGTTCCATACCTCGTCCGACGAACCGAAGCCCGGTATCAGAATGATTGGCTGGGTGCCTTGTCCGATCGTTTTTACGGTAAAGGGATACGTTGCATGCTGAGCTGATAGCTCATCAGCGGTGCACAACCCGAGAATAAGCAGACAGAGGGTAGCAATGAGCTTCATACGGGGTCAGGAAGTAATGTGGAATACATTGTAAATATGAGTTCTGTGGAGTTCACCCAGTACCGAAGGCAAAATACAACCAACACCCGTGATTACGGGTGCTGGCGTACGCCCCCCCTGCAAGAATCGCAGAGGGAATCGTGGTTGGCAAGACCAATGCTCCATTGTATGGGTTTTGCGGACTATCCGTGCGGCACGCAGCGTCAGAAGCGTAGTGTAGCCACATATGAGGGTGGGACGCCGTGGTACTCGCCCACAAACTTTTTATCGGCTACGCTGTACACGTATGCGTGTGTGTACGTATCTCGGTAGAGCAGCTGCATGAGACTTCCGAAAGAGTTGCCGCGGAGAAGCGTGTAATCCGGATGGGTGCAAACCAGCTTGCAGAAATCGGCAACAGCCGTGAGCCTGGCCTCACCTTCAGGGAGATCGAGGATAACGTCAGGGAGCGCAGCAAGTTTAAACGTGTCGATCCCATACCAAGCTATGTGAAAGAACGGATGTGACGGTCTGGTGTGCTCGTGCACCGCATGGAGGTGGGGCACAAACTCGATCACGTCGACGCATTCATCCAGAAACCGGTTCTGTTCGTTCCTCAGGCGTACGCATTCAAAGAGATCATTCAGGAGACGGAGAATCTCGGGGGTGCCCAGTTCAGAATTTCTGAAGCGCTCAACCAGATCCATGTCGGCGTTAAGCCCCTTACAGACTTCATCGAACCGCCGAAGGAGTTTCGACGGGTTAGTTGTGTTATTAAAGCCCAGCACGGCAGGAAGCATTGAGCGTCGAATTCCGTGTGCCTTCAAGTAATCGCGGAGGGCAGAATTGAACGAAGTCAGGACGACTTCATAAATAGGGAACGTATTCATCATAACACCTCATCGTTTGTGGCATTACCACCGGTTTTACCGGTTGGTGGTCGTTATAGGGCCACATCCCTCAGACCGTCGAAATGAGTGAATTAATTGTATGCAAAGATACGAAAAAATAGCGATAATGCCTGGCCGATAACCTGTCGGGGCGACCCCACGGGGGGTCGCCCCGACGGGATTTCGTGTGGGCGACCACGTGGGGTCGCCCGACATACCCGCCGGATTCGTATCGTTTTTTATGTTGATACGTGTCGGCGGATGCCATGGGCCATTACACCGGTTTCATGTTGTTATTTATGATGTTTTGTGGAGGGCGGATGCCATGGGCCATTACAACGGTTTCGTGTGGGCGACCACGTGGGGTCGCCCCTACGGTTATGCGTTGTTTTCAACGTTGTTTCGTGGGGGGCGGATGCCATGGGCCATTACAACGGTTTCGTGTGGGCGACCACGTGGGGTCGCCCGACATACCCGCCGGGTTAGTATCGTTTTTTATGTTGATACGTGTCGGCGGATGCCATGGGCCATTACAACGGTTTCGTGTGGGCGACCACGTGGGGTCGCCCCTACACGGTTTCGTGTTGTTATTTATGATGTTTTGTGGGGGCGGATGCCATGGGCCATTACAACGGTTTCGTGTGGGCGACAACGTGGGGTCGCCCCGACGGGTTCGTGTTGTTATTTATGATGTTTTGTAGGGGGCGGATGCCATGCGCCCATACACGGTTTCGTGTTATTATTTATAATGTTTTGTAGCCAATGCCACAAGCCCCCTACATCCCCTCCAACCAATACGTTTTCATGGTTCCCTTGCCTTTTACTTGTACGCTGTCGCGCCCTACTAACCGTGGAGATATTAGTGATGCAACGTCGTGCGCATTGTTCTGTACTTGAGTTGCGTAGCGTTGCAATGCTTCGGCAACGCTCTGGCTAACGTGTACCTTCCCCGGAGTACTGGTTGATTCCATGCGGCTTGCTACGTTAACGGTGTCGCCCCAGATGTCGTACTGCAAGCGCTCCTCGCCTACAACGCCTGCAACTACGGCACCTGTGTGCAAGCCAATGCGGACGCGGATTTCGCCAACATCCTTTGTCCACGTTGTATCGCCAAGTTTTGGATCCATAGTTAGTAGCAATGCTTGTAACTGCTCTTGCATTGCAAGGCCTGCACGGGCAGCACGCACTGCATGGTCGGCCTGATATTCCGGTACACCACTGGCAGCCATGTAGCTATCGCCAATGGTCTTGATTTTTGTTAGACCGTGTTCTGCACTTACCTTGTCGCAGACAGCAAAGATTGCCTTCAGCAAATGCACTACGTGAGCAGGTGGAATCTTTGAGCAGAGTGAGGTGAAGCCTACAATGTCCATAAAGAGTACTGTCACCTGTGCATGCTCATCGCCCGACACATCCTCGCCCTTGAGCATACGGTTGACGATGCTCTCCGGCAATGCACCGTACAACAATGCGCGCTCTTTCTCACGCTCGCGTCGTTCTTGTGCCATACGTTGTTCTACCTCGGCAGCAGCCATCTTGAGCTTGGCTTCAGCACCGGCAATCTCTTCCTTGATGCGAGTGAATTCGTTGTTGTGTTTGATGTAGCCCTCAAAGTCACCACGCTTACGCGCAAGGTCGCGAAGTTCAAGGTGTGCATCAGACTCTTGCTTGCGGAGGCCGTGCTTATCGGCTAGTTCAAGTGCCGCTAAGTATGTGGTATGGGCTGTATCATAGTCAGATTCTGCCTCTGCTAAGCCTGCCATTGCCGTTGCTCTTATATAACGAACCTCAGCATCAATAATATCTATGCTTGCCAGCCGCTCCGCCATTGCATGAGCTTCCGAACGGTTGTTAGTTGCCACCAGGTTGTTAGTAATGTTTGCTACAGCAATTGCAAGACCCCGCCTCTCCCCAAGTTCTTCATGGAGTTGTAATGCTCGCTCGTAGTACTCCAGGGCCTTGGGGTAGTCGTTAAGGTTTGAGTGTACATCGCCGATGTTGCCGGAAACTGTTGCCACACCGGACTTCTCTCCAAGTTCTTCATGCATTAGCAATGCTCGCTCGTAGTGCTCCAAAGCCTTGGGGTAGTCGCCGAGATAGCCATGAATAGCACCGATGCTACCGGTAACTCTGGCCATGCCAGATTTCTCTCCAAGTTCTTCATGCATTAGCAATGCTCGCTCGTAGTATTCTAATGCCTTGGGGTAGTCGCCAAGCCTTGAGTGTACATCGCCGATGTTACCGGTAGCAACGGCCAAACCGGACTTCACTCCAAGTTCTTCACGGAGTTGTAATGCTCGCTCGAAGTACTCTAAAGCCTTGGGGTAGTCGCAGAGATAGGCATGAATAACACCGATGTTACCGGTAACACTTGCAATACCGGACTTCTGGCCAAGTTCTTCATGGAGTTGCAATGCTCGCTCGTAGTACTGTACGGCCTTGGGGTAGTCGCCAAGACATGAGTGTACATTACCGATGTTGCTGGTAACAAATGCCACGTCGGACTTTGCTCCAAGTTCTTCACGGAGTTGTAATGCTCGCTCGTAGTGCTCCAAAGCCTTGGGGTAGTTGCCGAGATTGGCATGAATAACACCGATGTTACCGGTAACATTTGCAATACCGTACTTCTTGCCAAGTTCTTCATGGAGTTGCAATGCTCGCTCGTAGTACTGTATGGCCTTGGGGTAGTCGCCAAGACTTGAGTGTACATTGCCGATGTTGCTGGTAACAGTTGCCACACCAGACTTCTCTCCAAGTTCTTCATAGAGTTGCAATGCTCGCTCGTAGTACTGTAAGGCCTTGGGGTAGTCGGCAAGATAGTAATGTGTATTGCCGAGACTATTGGCAACCTCTGCCACACGGGCTAAATTCCCCAACCCTTCGTATAGCTTCAAAGTGCGCCCATAATGCTCAAGTGCCTCTGCATTGTTGCCTTTAAGTTGGCATACTGTTCCTCTAACAAAGTAATGCTCAGCAATAGCTGCCGGCTCGCTTCTTTCTTCTAACTCATCGGCAAGACGTTGCAACGCTGCAGCATCATTCTTCTTTGTTGCTGCATCTATCTCGCCTATAATTTCTTCCAGTGCTCTCATTGGGTAGGGGGCTTGGGCATGGTGGTACAAGAGCAAGTTACTGTCTTGCGGTTGGCAAGACACCATGCAAATATCGCATAACGCTTGCACATAAGGACGTAGTGAAATTGTGGAATGAACTTCCGTTGCGTCACACTCCACGTCCATCACACCACTACCCCTTAGCAATTGCTCTGGTGTTTACAGAAACGCATTGAGAGGCCGTCAGCTCGCGGCCTGGAAGGAGTGCGCGGATAGAGGTGTAGTATGCGGTGGCGGCGGGGGTGGGGCCCGGAGCGAAGCGACGGGCTTGGAGTGCGCAGAACGTGCGGACGTTGCCGTGGCAGATGAGTAAGAGGTTCGGACGTTGCCGTGGTAGATGAGAAAGTGCACATGGACGCTGACGATTTATCAGATTGTGGCATCGATATAAAGACTCTTTAGCATAAGTACTCCCTAAAGACTTTTTTCTCAACATACAGCTAGGCGAATTTTGTGCAAGTAGCTCCATTGCTTCACTCCCACAAGACCGTATGTTACCGGTGATATATGGTGTTGGATTGCAACAAACCTATGCACCATTACAATTTATCTACGTGCTACTGATAAGGAGCATGCTATGTTGAATATCGTGAGTATCACCGACCTCCTTCGAGCCGTACACATTCATTTGCGCTTAGTGTTTAACCGCACGGTGTTCATGCCATGTATTGGAATTGTTGCTGTGGCAGTGTATGCGCAAGAACCGGACACAGGTCCACAGGTTCAAGCAGACCTAACACCCATTGTTGATACTCTTTGGACGCATACTAGGTTCGATTTTAACACGTTCTTTGAGGCATGTGCCATGGGAGGCGTACCTCAAGCACTCATAATAGCCGTGCACAAAGTTGATGCTGATCCTGGGTTCAAATCCCTCTACGCCGACGTAAGTGCAGTTATATCAATTAGTTAGGTAATTTTTAGATTCGTCATGCGGCAAAAACGTAACACTTTGTGTGTGTGTTGATCCTAGTCAACGGTAACCTTGGGTGTTGTCGCGTGATCTGACGATGATTTGATTAGGCAGCACTCGACTGTCAAGGTATTGTATAGGTACATCGTTGCAAAATCTGCGATAAGTTAGTAATGGTCTTCAATCTGCTTTCCAATTCAAGGATCCCACATACCATTTCTCAGTAGGAGCAGTCATGAATAAAAACTCTTCCACCCGCACGACCATTTCACGCTTCGTCACATTGTTCCTTGTTGTGGCATGCGTTGTCGTAAGCCGCGCACAGGAGCCCACCCTGCCCATCATCTGGAGTTCCCAGTTGCCATGGTGCTGCGAGAAAGTCGTGGCAAACCCCGATGATGAATTTGTGTACTATAAGTACAGAAACTTCATCGGTCAGGTTCGAGCCTCCGATGGTATGTTTCTCGACTCCATACTGGTTCCTGACGACTCGGTGATCAACATGGATGAGACTTACGGACTCTTTCATTTGCGTACGCGCTCACAGTTGATTGCTGTCGGTGACGGAATACCACGCTATGATGATAAGGTTCGCGGGATGATTCAGATCTATGATGTCCCACAGATGCGACACAATCGTTCAATTCTCATTCCGAAATGGTGGCCGTATTCAAATCAAGGTTCTATAACCGGTCCATCTTGCATTAGCTCAGATGAACGGTACATCGCAATTACTGGCCGTCACGAGATTAACAGAATCTATGTTTATGACCTTAACACTCGAGAAATGGTATGGATGCATGAGGGCATGGAACAGGAACAGCTCGGTGCATCGTTTACTCGCGACAGCAATCGTTTGATGATCTCGAAGTATGTTTTCAACCAAGGGGGAACGAGTGTGAGCTGTTGGGATCCGATTACAAATACGATGTTGTGGGAGAAAGTTATTACATCGAGATTTAAAGAGTACAACCAATTCACGAATGATGGCAAACGAATAGTTGTCAACTACTCCGGTCACCTCGGAGTGTACACCTACCCGGAACTCACCACACTGTACCGGTCGGATACTGATGCAGGAGATTTCATACCAAATGATGACGGGTCACTGATTCTGCTACGTTTCGGCGTGACAACAGGCACAAAGACTTTACGTGTTGAAACTGGAGACATAAAGACACTTGATTCTGTGGGTGTATTGTTGACGGCAGTGCCGAGTTGGAATCAAATGTATGTTGCCACAATACAAGCCATGGGACGATTGTATAAGGTTAACGTTGATTGGTCCGTAGGAGTAAACGAAACCACCGACACCGTTCGGCAAACGATTTCACCCAATCCCTGCAACACCGAAACGCACGTAACATTTTCGACGGCTGCTGCACAACCTGTGCTCATAACCGTGCATGACAGTTCGGGCCGACTACTTAGCAGACAATACGACAGTATGCTTGAGTCTGGAAATCACGTTGTTAATATCGATTGCAGCACACTGCCTGCTGGAATTTGCTTTGTGCGATTGGTTATTGGCTCAGAGACAACAACGCTTCCGCTCATGATCGAGAAGGGAAGCGCCGTGAAATGAAAACGCTTATCATAGTAACCATAGTGATGATAAGCATCATTGCCAGCGATTCAGCGCAGGACAGAGAAATCGGTAATGCCCGCGCTCGCATGACGACGGTTTTGGCTGCCTCAATTCCTGGGATCACTTATGCTGACTTGTTTAATACACGCTCCTTACCGGCATTAGGCTGGAATTGGGACACGCCAATCTCTCAGTTTAATGATCTTTCGTTTGCCCATACGCTGCATGTCGGATACCGCTATCCATGGACCGATGCAAACGGACTGATAAACGGCTTTGGCACTAGGTTCAGAGACTCTTCTACCAACGACCCGAACCAGACAGTTTGGCTGTATCCTCATGTTGATGGTTCAAACGGCGAACTTGCTGAGAACAGCGCTGGTGGCGCAGAAGAGGTAAAGTGCCTGCGGTATGACCCAGAGATCAACGTGTCGCTGACGAACTTCACTCCTACGGCAAGTGCCAGTCCCGGAGCGGTGTTCGGATTCCGATACAAGAACGCAAGCGTAACAAATGCGAACTCTCGCATTTCCCTTGAAGCTGCTGATTATCTGGATGACGATACAACACTGGTGTTGGCTGATGTGTGGCCCGACAGCGCCATGATGCAACGTTTTCAAAATGGAGATTTTAACGGCACACAAGATCAGGATCGTTCCGGCCGTCAGATGCTCCTCTCTGTTAATCTCAGACGTGCCGCAGGTAGTTCTTCAACGCAAGACACCATGCCGATCGCCATCCTCAGGCTGAAATACCACACATTCGCTGACGCTCAGGGTATCGTTGATTCGGGGTACGTGTTCATCGACTCGCTGCTCGATCCGAACGATGTTATTCTATTGAATGCCAACGATCCATCGTACGGACAAACGTGCGATTATGTCGCTGCGCCGGCACTGAACACGACATTTACAATCAGACGTCACCACCTGCCTGCCACAGGAGACAGAAACCTGAGTGCGTGGATAAATTTTCCGTTTAAGCGACAGCCAACAGGTAATCGCCCTCTGACTCACCTATATGGAAGGGACAATTCAGAGACAAGCGATTACATTCGAACACTTGATATAGAAGTGTACTATGTGACGAACGCTAACGACACATCGGACACGGACGTTGAAATTGATTGGATCAAACTTGAAACACCGCATGCGCGGGATTACCTGTCGGGACTGGATTCAGCAGCGTTTTTGGATGAGCATGTTGAATTCATGCAGGATCTCAACAGGTTTAACACCGAGGCTAATAGAACATTCAGAATTGACTCGTGGTATGCACACGACGAAGCCATGATGATGTACTGGGAAGGATGGCGTCATTTTAACCGACTCCTCGATTCCAATTCCATTTCCGAAATCGGATGCGACTATGCCCGACACCTTGTGCACAAGGTTGGCGTTCGGCGTTTGTGGCAAGGAACTACCGGCGGTCCAACGGCCGCAGCAACGCCATATTATCGTTTCGGGTATATGGACAACGGTGGCAATCCATTTATTCCGAACGAATTCCTTGGGTACCGTCTCGGAACCGAAATGCAAGAAGAGCATTGGCCCCAACAACATGAGGGAGGAACTGCACAATTCGTGCACGTGGACTATGATACCCACTGGGGCGACAAGCCGTCTGCGTCAGAACCCGGAAAGTTCTCCGTTGAGCTGCCAATCCCAGACACGCTCTATGACGATGCAGTTGTAAGCGCAAATCTACATCCGATTGGTACTTCGCCGCTAACCAATATTGAAGCCTATCTCTGGCGCTACTTCATTCGGATCATCTTTTTCTACATGAAATTCCGTGGATTGCCAACTTGTGGACGTATGGCTACTGGACACAGCGCGATACAGCACGCAATGCCGTCATTCAGGAGCAACGCGTGCCAACCGGT
This is a stretch of genomic DNA from Ignavibacteria bacterium. It encodes these proteins:
- a CDS encoding T9SS type A sorting domain-containing protein; the encoded protein is MNKNSSTRTTISRFVTLFLVVACVVVSRAQEPTLPIIWSSQLPWCCEKVVANPDDEFVYYKYRNFIGQVRASDGMFLDSILVPDDSVINMDETYGLFHLRTRSQLIAVGDGIPRYDDKVRGMIQIYDVPQMRHNRSILIPKWWPYSNQGSITGPSCISSDERYIAITGRHEINRIYVYDLNTREMVWMHEGMEQEQLGASFTRDSNRLMISKYVFNQGGTSVSCWDPITNTMLWEKVITSRFKEYNQFTNDGKRIVVNYSGHLGVYTYPELTTLYRSDTDAGDFIPNDDGSLILLRFGVTTGTKTLRVETGDIKTLDSVGVLLTAVPSWNQMYVATIQAMGRLYKVNVDWSVGVNETTDTVRQTISPNPCNTETHVTFSTAAAQPVLITVHDSSGRLLSRQYDSMLESGNHVVNIDCSTLPAGICFVRLVIGSETTTLPLMIEKGSAVK
- a CDS encoding alpha/beta hydrolase, with amino-acid sequence MKLIATLCLLILGLCTADELSAQHATYPFTVKTIGQGTQPIILIPGFGSSDEVWNETIQVLAQTYPCYKINMAGYGGTKPAPDPGFENWVQALAGFIRDNNIVKPIIIGHSMGGMMAMKLASEFPDIPLAIIDVDGYPKDDFEEVPASGTQNINCDGMVKFMKSLTDEQFTATVMKGMAANMIEDPTSIARVIEMAQNSDRETYARTYCELLTVDFRADLVNITCPVLVLSNAIIKDKYRARAEGLFKNLKQASIRYAPSGGHMLMWEDWDWYISSITTFLGTIK
- a CDS encoding tetratricopeptide repeat protein, whose translation is MRALEEIIGEIDAATKKNDAAALQRLADELEERSEPAAIAEHYFVRGTVCQLKGNNAEALEHYGRTLKLYEGLGNLARVAEVANSLGNTHYYLADYPKALQYYERALQLYEELGEKSGVATVTSNIGNVHSSLGDYPKAIQYYERALQLHEELGKKYGIANVTGNIGVIHANLGNYPKALEHYERALQLREELGAKSDVAFVTSNIGNVHSCLGDYPKAVQYYERALQLHEELGQKSGIASVTGNIGVIHAYLCDYPKALEYFERALQLREELGVKSGLAVATGNIGDVHSRLGDYPKALEYYERALLMHEELGEKSGMARVTGSIGAIHGYLGDYPKALEHYERALLMHEELGEKSGVATVSGNIGDVHSNLNDYPKALEYYERALQLHEELGERRGLAIAVANITNNLVATNNRSEAHAMAERLASIDIIDAEVRYIRATAMAGLAEAESDYDTAHTTYLAALELADKHGLRKQESDAHLELRDLARKRGDFEGYIKHNNEFTRIKEEIAGAEAKLKMAAAEVEQRMAQERREREKERALLYGALPESIVNRMLKGEDVSGDEHAQVTVLFMDIVGFTSLCSKIPPAHVVHLLKAIFAVCDKVSAEHGLTKIKTIGDSYMAASGVPEYQADHAVRAARAGLAMQEQLQALLLTMDPKLGDTTWTKDVGEIRVRIGLHTGAVVAGVVGEERLQYDIWGDTVNVASRMESTSTPGKVHVSQSVAEALQRYATQVQNNAHDVASLISPRLVGRDSVQVKGKGTMKTYWLEGM